Proteins encoded within one genomic window of Coprococcus phoceensis:
- a CDS encoding Ig-like domain-containing protein, producing the protein MKKKLVAFLMAVCMAVPSVGTVGATVEAADKEEAKVIDVTKYGADPTGATDSTPAIKKAIEAAKKVTKKSDTPVVIDFPEGRYDIYPDQAEERELYISNTVGTNQTYKDKKIGILIEDMDNVTVEGNDSLFMFHGKMTTFASIDSENVTFQNFEVDFQVPTVIDMTAVKKEGNEVTYYIPECYNYQVNGNSIKWMSDKSPYTEEYYWTYTFNGSTYSQIFDTKNGQTWRKRGSDQHVFNNVSKIEDLGNHQVKITYSSMGTLEEGFCYQLRDTTRDHAGTFFWQSKDVTLNDLDIRFIHGFGMVGQFSENITMKDVDFETDKASGRTTAGYADFIQMSGCKGLIDISDCTFSNPHDDPINVHGTFLQVIGISDDRTEVTVQYKHNETAGFPNYYVGDQVEFSTLGNMVPVSENGDVAVREVVKVDGPDGKGGKGSLNDLTKIKLTFDKAIPEGVQVNQHAVENITYTPNVKIHDNIFKETPTRGVLCTTRGKVEITDNMFDNMGMAAIYISNDAQGWYESGRTTDVTIKGNTFIVNPLTAGAAGIFVQPTNRNVDGTVHKNMKIEGNTFFMAQSQNVLNAKCVENLTFKNNKVYRQNPDVTVSAKADKTNLAAGESSSITVTADGAELGAKAYRFEGCKNVTIEGNTYDGGLNAGVELASTDKNQVTVKNDVAKVGADNKLNKVGTIFYKSSNDKVVKVSASGVVIAVGNGTADVTAYAVAGGRKFEAAPITYTVEGEATVQPTAIKITTETEKLTDQTLQYAAEVTAEDGADKAVTWSVVDPTTGQATDKATINETSGLLTAEKSGAVEVVAKTKNGLEARKLLSIQVGEVTLAEEITIEGEDTSRWSIPETNKIHVQAAQGGTFNNQTPANWFKVPVDKTVKEVTIKIEGKTKSSWEDVGLYLGKDADNYVAIQRKHRGGTEENLGMVNEMNGDANNGREQLKKVEDQDVEEMYFKLSREGNNVTSYYKVEGKDWTKLGETVENTTFIPEGDGQFYVAFGAMMDKNADGNTSYTFSELTVDGKKVPLTKDSAQELAKGIIIQGENKERWNIEEENRIHVKSTKGGTFKEQTPANWFKVPVDSNTTEVSLKIEGKTAVEWEDVGLYLGKDADNYVAIQRKHRQSNVGERFGMVSESNQSASEQLAESASDKQDVKDLYFRLLRSDNKVTSYYSEDGKDWTKFGNEVTNTTFMPDSNGQLYVAFGAMGNGNTEYVFTDLKVNNKPVALTQSVSDNLPSVSEVSVAYTEAENKLTASYKLGEGSDKIVKWAVSSEENGFYSVLEANAGDTLTATPDMKNKYVKTVVVPVKDSGVSGDIVWSSKAVKVTGEGLDAGNAKSANARLAKADITGLTKGFEFDKNTLTYLTMATTEEKELNVEFAAEDKNAKVETVFNDKVVQGNKGKLTLTSGRNLIEVTVTAEDGITKKYYRFTIFRDGDDNAKLTSLKVDGQTVELKDDVYEYRVDVNKAKEVALEVVANASAKVAMSFEGKVVKDNKVTLQPGSNMVNIIVTPETSAEPTRYAVNIKVPDPTNANLESVVFSDNVKLDKKFEKTTTEYTGIATSSAITIDVAAEEKDATVKVTVNGKEQKELKKVKLVEGDNTIVIEVTSPDKKEKKTYTFELEGKSVIYLSDLEHKNNSTNGWSNKPFGMDKTYEGNPIRLVEDEEQNIRTFEKGVWSHATANIYYDLENKGYKEFETYVGVDAAQLGKPGSVTFKVFIDEQEVFTSTKEMVPEDIMQHVKVTIPEGAKELHLQALMGASDSNDHADWADAKFVTAFDGGEEPSVPVESVAVTADKKELKVGETAQATAIVTPDNATNKEVTWSVSDKEVISVDNTGKVTAKAKGTAEVIATAENGVSGKVVITVTEKDTPVEPDVEVESIEVTAADTELKVGDTTKVTAQVLPDNATNKDVTWSVSDKNVLSVSEDGTVTAKAKGTAEVIATAANGVSGKVVITVTEKDTPVEPDVEVESIEVTAADTELKVGDTTKVTAQVLPDNATNKDVTWSVSDKNVLSVSEDGTVTAKAKGTAEVIATAANGVSGKVVITVTEKDTPVEPDVEVESIEVTAADTELKVGDTTKVTAQVLPDNATNKDVTWSVSDKNVLSVSEDGTVTAKAKGTAEVIATAENGVSGKVTIEVTEKDIPVEPDKADKSDLQELVDKYSELKEKDYTADSWKGYQEAMDTAKKVLADEDATQEEVDAASTVLKNAVDKLVKVDEQKKPEQKPSDSNKDKNQEKPVKTGDTMTVLPVAVLMAACVAVVAVFVRKRREGRS; encoded by the coding sequence GTGAAAAAGAAACTAGTTGCTTTTTTGATGGCGGTTTGTATGGCAGTGCCAAGCGTTGGGACAGTTGGAGCTACTGTGGAAGCAGCAGACAAAGAAGAAGCAAAGGTAATTGATGTAACCAAATATGGTGCGGATCCAACTGGTGCGACAGACAGTACACCGGCAATTAAAAAGGCTATTGAAGCGGCTAAAAAGGTAACAAAAAAATCGGATACACCTGTTGTAATCGATTTTCCGGAGGGTAGATATGATATTTATCCGGACCAGGCAGAAGAAAGAGAATTGTATATCTCGAATACAGTAGGAACAAATCAGACTTATAAAGATAAGAAGATAGGTATTCTGATTGAGGATATGGACAATGTAACGGTAGAAGGAAATGATTCATTGTTTATGTTCCATGGAAAGATGACAACATTTGCATCTATTGACAGTGAGAATGTAACATTCCAGAACTTTGAGGTGGATTTCCAAGTTCCGACAGTTATAGATATGACAGCTGTCAAAAAAGAAGGGAATGAGGTTACATACTATATTCCGGAATGCTATAACTATCAGGTAAATGGAAACAGTATCAAGTGGATGAGTGATAAGAGTCCGTATACAGAGGAATATTATTGGACATATACATTTAATGGTTCTACATATTCTCAGATTTTTGATACAAAAAACGGTCAGACATGGAGAAAACGAGGAAGCGACCAGCATGTTTTCAACAATGTATCAAAGATTGAAGATTTAGGAAATCATCAGGTAAAGATTACATATTCCAGTATGGGAACATTGGAAGAAGGATTCTGTTATCAATTGCGAGATACAACTCGAGATCATGCAGGAACATTTTTCTGGCAGAGCAAAGATGTTACTCTGAATGATTTAGATATTCGTTTTATTCATGGATTTGGTATGGTAGGGCAGTTCTCTGAAAATATTACAATGAAAGATGTGGATTTTGAGACAGACAAAGCATCTGGAAGAACAACAGCAGGTTACGCGGATTTCATTCAGATGTCAGGCTGTAAAGGATTGATTGATATTTCAGACTGTACATTTTCTAACCCACATGATGACCCAATCAATGTTCATGGTACATTCTTGCAGGTAATTGGAATTAGTGATGACAGAACAGAAGTGACTGTGCAGTACAAACATAATGAAACGGCTGGATTCCCGAATTACTATGTGGGAGATCAGGTAGAATTTTCAACATTGGGGAATATGGTTCCGGTATCTGAAAATGGGGACGTTGCAGTGAGAGAAGTTGTGAAAGTGGACGGACCGGATGGAAAAGGTGGCAAAGGAAGTCTGAACGATCTGACGAAGATTAAGCTTACATTTGACAAAGCGATTCCAGAAGGAGTACAGGTTAATCAACATGCGGTGGAAAACATTACATACACACCGAATGTGAAGATTCATGATAATATTTTTAAAGAAACTCCGACTCGTGGCGTACTCTGCACAACAAGAGGAAAAGTAGAGATTACTGATAATATGTTTGACAACATGGGGATGGCTGCGATTTATATTTCCAATGATGCACAGGGATGGTATGAATCAGGACGTACGACAGATGTGACGATCAAAGGAAATACATTTATTGTAAATCCGCTTACGGCAGGAGCTGCTGGAATCTTTGTGCAACCGACAAATAGAAATGTTGATGGAACAGTTCATAAGAATATGAAAATTGAAGGCAATACATTTTTCATGGCACAGAGTCAAAATGTATTGAATGCAAAATGTGTGGAAAATCTGACGTTTAAGAATAATAAAGTGTATCGTCAAAATCCAGATGTGACAGTAAGTGCGAAAGCGGATAAAACAAATCTTGCAGCAGGGGAATCTTCAAGTATCACTGTGACAGCAGATGGAGCGGAGCTTGGTGCAAAAGCATATCGTTTTGAAGGCTGTAAAAATGTTACAATCGAGGGTAATACATATGACGGAGGTTTAAATGCAGGTGTTGAGCTTGCAAGTACAGACAAAAACCAAGTGACAGTGAAAAATGACGTTGCAAAAGTGGGAGCAGATAACAAGCTGAATAAAGTGGGAACGATTTTCTACAAATCATCTAATGATAAAGTAGTAAAAGTATCTGCATCAGGTGTTGTGATAGCAGTGGGAAATGGAACAGCAGATGTAACGGCATATGCAGTTGCAGGAGGAAGAAAATTCGAGGCAGCTCCAATTACATATACAGTAGAAGGAGAAGCAACGGTCCAGCCGACTGCGATTAAAATTACAACAGAGACAGAAAAATTAACAGACCAAACATTGCAATATGCAGCAGAAGTGACAGCGGAAGACGGAGCGGATAAAGCTGTAACATGGTCAGTTGTTGATCCGACAACAGGTCAAGCAACAGATAAAGCAACAATCAATGAAACTTCAGGACTTTTGACAGCAGAAAAAAGCGGTGCGGTGGAAGTCGTTGCAAAGACAAAGAATGGTTTAGAAGCAAGAAAATTACTTTCTATCCAAGTGGGAGAAGTGACGCTTGCGGAGGAAATTACAATTGAGGGTGAAGATACATCTCGTTGGTCTATTCCAGAAACAAATAAGATTCATGTACAGGCAGCACAGGGAGGTACATTCAATAATCAGACACCAGCAAACTGGTTCAAGGTTCCGGTTGATAAAACTGTGAAAGAAGTGACAATTAAGATTGAAGGAAAGACCAAGAGTTCTTGGGAAGATGTAGGACTTTATCTTGGAAAAGATGCAGACAACTATGTGGCGATTCAGAGAAAACATCGCGGCGGAACAGAAGAAAATCTCGGAATGGTTAATGAAATGAACGGAGATGCAAATAACGGACGTGAACAGCTTAAAAAAGTTGAAGACCAAGATGTTGAAGAGATGTACTTTAAATTGTCAAGAGAAGGAAACAATGTAACATCTTATTATAAAGTAGAAGGAAAAGATTGGACAAAACTTGGAGAGACTGTAGAAAATACAACTTTTATTCCAGAAGGAGATGGTCAGTTTTATGTTGCATTTGGTGCAATGATGGATAAAAATGCAGATGGCAATACTTCGTATACTTTCTCTGAATTGACCGTTGATGGCAAAAAAGTGCCATTGACAAAAGACTCTGCACAGGAACTTGCAAAAGGAATTATTATCCAGGGAGAGAATAAAGAACGTTGGAATATAGAGGAAGAAAATAGAATTCACGTAAAATCAACAAAAGGTGGTACTTTTAAGGAACAGACACCGGCAAACTGGTTCAAAGTTCCGGTAGACAGTAATACAACAGAAGTATCTCTTAAGATTGAAGGGAAAACTGCAGTTGAATGGGAAGACGTAGGGCTTTATCTTGGAAAAGATGCAGACAACTATGTGGCAATTCAGAGAAAACATAGACAATCAAATGTTGGTGAACGATTCGGTATGGTTAGTGAGTCTAATCAGAGTGCAAGTGAGCAGTTGGCTGAGAGCGCAAGTGACAAGCAAGATGTAAAAGATCTTTATTTTAGATTATTAAGAAGCGATAATAAAGTCACATCTTACTATAGTGAAGATGGAAAAGATTGGACAAAATTTGGCAATGAAGTTACCAACACAACATTTATGCCAGACAGCAATGGTCAGTTGTATGTCGCATTCGGAGCTATGGGAAATGGAAATACAGAGTATGTATTCACAGACTTGAAAGTAAATAATAAGCCTGTTGCCTTGACTCAGTCAGTATCAGATAACCTTCCATCTGTATCTGAGGTATCTGTAGCTTACACAGAAGCAGAAAACAAATTGACAGCGTCTTACAAATTGGGCGAAGGTTCGGATAAGATTGTGAAATGGGCAGTTTCCAGTGAAGAAAATGGATTCTATTCAGTTTTAGAAGCAAATGCAGGTGACACATTGACTGCAACTCCGGATATGAAGAATAAATATGTGAAAACAGTTGTTGTTCCAGTAAAAGATAGTGGAGTATCTGGAGACATCGTATGGTCATCTAAGGCAGTGAAAGTGACAGGAGAAGGACTGGATGCAGGAAACGCAAAATCTGCAAATGCACGGTTAGCTAAAGCAGACATTACAGGACTTACAAAAGGATTTGAATTCGACAAAAATACATTGACATATCTTACAATGGCAACAACAGAAGAGAAAGAACTCAATGTAGAATTTGCGGCAGAAGACAAAAATGCAAAAGTTGAGACTGTATTCAATGATAAAGTGGTACAAGGTAACAAAGGTAAACTGACACTTACAAGTGGACGTAACTTGATTGAAGTGACAGTAACTGCAGAAGATGGTATTACAAAGAAATATTATCGTTTCACCATTTTCCGTGATGGAGATGATAATGCAAAATTGACTTCTTTGAAAGTAGATGGGCAAACAGTTGAATTAAAAGACGATGTATACGAATACAGAGTTGATGTGAATAAAGCAAAAGAAGTTGCATTAGAAGTAGTAGCAAACGCATCTGCAAAAGTAGCAATGTCATTCGAGGGTAAAGTTGTAAAAGACAACAAAGTAACTTTGCAACCAGGCAGCAATATGGTGAATATTATCGTGACACCAGAAACGAGTGCAGAGCCAACACGTTACGCAGTAAATATTAAAGTTCCGGATCCGACAAATGCAAATCTGGAAAGTGTTGTATTCAGTGACAATGTAAAATTAGATAAGAAGTTTGAAAAAACAACGACAGAATATACTGGAATCGCAACTTCTTCTGCAATAACAATAGATGTGGCAGCCGAAGAAAAAGATGCGACGGTAAAAGTAACTGTCAATGGAAAAGAACAAAAAGAACTCAAGAAGGTTAAACTTGTAGAAGGAGACAATACAATTGTAATTGAAGTGACTTCTCCGGACAAGAAAGAGAAAAAGACTTATACATTCGAGTTAGAAGGAAAGAGTGTTATCTATCTTTCTGATTTGGAGCATAAGAATAATTCGACAAATGGTTGGAGCAATAAACCATTTGGAATGGATAAGACTTATGAAGGAAATCCAATTAGACTGGTAGAAGATGAAGAACAGAATATTCGTACATTTGAAAAAGGTGTATGGTCTCATGCTACTGCAAATATTTACTACGACTTGGAAAACAAAGGTTATAAAGAGTTTGAAACGTACGTGGGGGTAGATGCAGCACAGCTTGGAAAACCTGGCTCAGTAACATTTAAAGTGTTTATAGATGAGCAAGAAGTATTTACTTCAACAAAAGAGATGGTTCCAGAAGATATTATGCAACATGTTAAAGTTACGATTCCAGAGGGAGCAAAAGAGCTTCATTTGCAGGCATTGATGGGAGCAAGTGATAGCAACGACCACGCTGACTGGGCGGATGCAAAATTTGTCACAGCATTTGATGGAGGAGAAGAGCCGAGCGTACCAGTAGAGAGTGTAGCAGTGACAGCTGACAAGAAAGAGTTAAAAGTTGGCGAGACAGCACAGGCAACAGCGATCGTAACACCAGATAATGCAACAAACAAAGAGGTAACATGGTCTGTATCAGATAAAGAGGTAATTTCTGTGGATAACACTGGAAAAGTAACAGCAAAAGCAAAAGGAACAGCAGAAGTTATTGCAACAGCCGAAAATGGCGTAAGCGGGAAAGTGGTAATCACAGTGACAGAAAAGGATACGCCGGTAGAGCCAGATGTAGAAGTAGAAAGTATCGAAGTGACAGCAGCAGACACAGAGCTGAAGGTTGGAGATACAACAAAAGTAACAGCACAAGTGTTACCGGACAATGCAACAAATAAAGATGTGACATGGTCTGTATCGGATAAGAACGTGCTTTCAGTGAGCGAAGATGGAACAGTAACAGCGAAAGCAAAAGGAACAGCAGAAGTTATTGCAACAGCCGCAAATGGCGTAAGCGGGAAAGTGGTAATCACAGTGACAGAAAAGGATACGCCGGTAGAGCCAGATGTAGAAGTAGAAAGTATCGAAGTGACAGCAGCAGACACAGAGCTGAAGGTTGGAGATACAACAAAAGTAACAGCACAAGTGTTACCGGACAATGCAACAAATAAAGATGTGACATGGTCTGTATCGGATAAGAACGTGCTTTCAGTGAGCGAAGATGGAACAGTAACAGCGAAAGCAAAAGGAACAGCAGAAGTTATTGCAACAGCCGCAAATGGCGTAAGCGGGAAAGTGGTAATCACAGTGACAGAAAAGGATACGCCGGTAGAGCCAGATGTAGAAGTAGAAAGTATCGAAGTGACAGCAGCAGACACAGAACTGAAGGTTGGAGATACAACAAAAGTAACAGCACAAGTGTTACCGGACAATGCAACAAATAAAGATGTGACATGGTCTGTATCGGATAAGAACGTGCTTTCAGTGAGCGAAGATGGAACAGTAACAGCGAAAGCAAAAGGAACAGCAGAAGTTATTGCAACAGCTGAAAATGGCGTGAGCGGGAAAGTTACAATTGAAGTAACAGAAAAAGATATTCCAGTAGAACCGGACAAAGCTGACAAATCAGATTTACAAGAATTGGTAGATAAATACAGCGAACTGAAAGAGAAAGATTATACAGCAGATAGCTGGAAAGGCTACCAGGAAGCAATGGATACAGCAAAAAAAGTGCTGGCAGATGAGGATGCAACTCAGGAAGAAGTAGATGCAGCAAGCACAGTGTTGAAAAATGCGGTTGATAAGCTGGTAAAAGTGGATGAACAAAAGAAACCAGAACAAAAACCATCTGATTCAAATAAAGATAAGAATCAGGAAAAACCGGTTAAAACAGGGGATACAATGACAGTATTACCAGTTGCGGTTCTTATGGCAGCATGTGTAGCGGTAGTTGCAGTATTTGTGCGTAAGAGACGAGAGGGGCGTTCATAA
- a CDS encoding response regulator transcription factor → MDNAHILIVDDNPEIREIIQILLSGEGFLTEEAKDGKTALDLLQTTCFDLIILDIMMPGLNGYQTCLEIRKITNAPILFLSAKTKDSDKTLGFSSGGDDYLAKPFSYSELISRVKALIRRYHIYKGKKEALPPQTTFQYRHLTIDEEKEEVLSDGKPLDLTDTEYRMLLLLVKNRKQLFSAERLYEAVWDEPYYYGANNTVTVHIRNLRRKVEMDPNHPTIVRTVWGKGYRCD, encoded by the coding sequence ATGGATAATGCACACATTTTGATCGTCGACGACAACCCGGAGATTCGAGAAATCATACAGATTCTGCTGTCCGGTGAGGGCTTTTTAACAGAAGAAGCAAAAGACGGAAAAACCGCACTCGACCTCTTACAGACAACTTGTTTCGACCTCATCATTTTAGATATTATGATGCCTGGACTTAACGGATATCAGACCTGTCTGGAAATCCGTAAAATAACAAATGCCCCAATTCTATTTCTGAGCGCCAAAACAAAGGACAGCGACAAGACACTTGGATTTTCAAGCGGAGGTGATGACTATCTCGCCAAACCATTTTCCTACAGTGAGCTGATCAGCCGTGTCAAAGCGCTCATCCGCCGCTATCACATTTACAAGGGAAAAAAAGAAGCACTACCTCCACAAACAACCTTTCAATACCGTCATCTTACCATTGACGAAGAGAAAGAAGAAGTCTTATCAGACGGGAAGCCGCTCGACCTGACTGACACAGAGTACCGAATGTTACTCCTTCTCGTGAAAAACCGGAAACAACTTTTTTCTGCAGAACGGCTCTATGAGGCTGTTTGGGACGAGCCTTACTATTATGGCGCAAACAACACCGTAACGGTGCATATTCGGAATCTGAGACGAAAAGTGGAAATGGATCCGAATCATCCAACTATCGTCAGAACGGTCTGGGGAAAGGGGTATCGATGTGATTAA
- a CDS encoding sensor histidine kinase yields the protein MIKKFQNCKIRTQFAIVILLAGALCYLLFSFLWGKRYETFGYLNDKFNFYPQLNDDSFWGTLYEEALKYDIPDSEDDKETIEKMQPFFDLVDDYTGIYLYGLEDGIFLCGKTPISMEKHAFRSFFDFGYALTGGEGETPISFPIQFKNGMAQVHITFYHSSFFLYPYCMVLLVVCIGFFLFLVLFFVSRKMKQIIRLKDDVLVMAGGDLSHPFPDYQKNEIGILSHELDHLRIAFDENIQSEQESRKANQDLITAMSHDLRTPLTILNGYLEILKQQKRPDKQEEYLNRCLQKTADIKEMTDRMFEYALVFDPTETPELHSQNYALLRQILMEHCEFLKLVGFQTELAFPESTFFFLCDVTMLKRIFSNLFSNIIKYGDKQDRITVTVTQALHSITIKLTNTVKKDFSAIESNQIGLKSTVKMMQLMGGTTTIEKTATQFSVLLTLKNERS from the coding sequence GTGATTAAGAAATTTCAGAACTGTAAAATACGCACGCAGTTTGCAATTGTCATACTACTCGCCGGAGCACTCTGCTATCTCCTTTTTTCGTTCTTATGGGGAAAACGCTATGAGACCTTCGGTTATCTGAACGACAAATTCAACTTTTACCCGCAGCTAAACGACGATTCCTTTTGGGGAACGCTGTATGAGGAGGCACTCAAATATGACATCCCAGACTCAGAAGATGACAAGGAAACGATCGAAAAAATGCAGCCTTTCTTCGATCTCGTGGACGACTATACAGGTATTTATCTTTACGGCTTGGAAGATGGAATTTTTCTGTGCGGAAAAACTCCGATTTCCATGGAAAAACATGCGTTTCGGAGTTTTTTTGACTTCGGCTATGCTTTGACCGGTGGAGAGGGCGAAACCCCAATCAGCTTTCCGATTCAATTTAAAAACGGAATGGCGCAGGTACATATTACTTTTTACCACAGTTCCTTCTTTCTCTACCCATACTGTATGGTGCTTCTCGTAGTCTGTATCGGATTCTTCCTTTTTCTTGTACTTTTTTTTGTCAGCCGGAAAATGAAACAGATCATTCGCTTAAAAGACGATGTGCTCGTGATGGCAGGTGGCGATCTGTCACATCCTTTTCCAGACTACCAAAAAAATGAAATCGGAATCCTCTCCCATGAACTTGATCATCTCCGCATCGCCTTTGACGAAAATATACAGTCCGAGCAGGAGAGCCGCAAAGCCAATCAGGACTTAATTACCGCGATGTCACATGACCTTCGCACACCGCTCACCATTTTGAATGGATATTTGGAAATTTTAAAGCAGCAAAAACGCCCTGATAAGCAAGAGGAATATTTAAACCGTTGTCTGCAAAAGACAGCGGACATCAAAGAAATGACAGATCGTATGTTTGAGTATGCGCTCGTATTTGATCCCACTGAGACACCGGAACTGCACTCTCAAAATTACGCTCTGTTAAGACAGATTTTGATGGAGCACTGTGAATTTCTGAAATTGGTTGGTTTTCAGACAGAACTTGCCTTTCCTGAGAGTACGTTCTTTTTTCTCTGTGATGTAACGATGCTGAAACGCATTTTTTCAAATCTATTCTCCAACATTATCAAATACGGAGATAAGCAGGATAGGATAACCGTCACAGTCACACAAGCACTACATTCCATTACCATCAAGCTTACAAACACTGTCAAAAAAGATTTCTCTGCCATAGAAAGCAATCAGATCGGATTGAAGAGCACTGTAAAAATGATGCAGCTAATGGGTGGTACAACAACGATTGAAAAAACAGCGACACAATTTTCCGTGTTGCTGACATTAAAAAACGAGAGGTCTTAA
- a CDS encoding glycosyltransferase family 2 protein has protein sequence MNKISIVIPCFNEEEALPVYYEEMSRIMKQMQGVDFELLFVDDGSSDRTLGIMKSLHERDERCKYLSFSRNFGKEAAIYAGLSNAEGNYVAIMDVDLQDPPSLLPEMYRTLIEEPYDSVATKRSTRTGEPKIRSFLSNRFYKFINKISKTEIVSGARDYRLMKRKMVDAILEMSEYNRFSKGIFEWVGFRTKWMEFENVERSAGETKWSLRKLFFYSLEGITGFSVAPLSLASVVGILFCILSFLIIVFIIVRTIVWGDPVAGWPSLVCIIFMVSGVQLLCTGIVGQYLSKTYLETKHRPIYILKDSSEENQYEQAEV, from the coding sequence ATGAATAAAATTAGTATTGTGATACCTTGCTTTAACGAGGAGGAGGCTCTGCCGGTATATTATGAGGAGATGAGCCGTATTATGAAACAGATGCAAGGAGTAGACTTTGAATTGCTGTTTGTGGATGATGGATCTTCGGATCGGACACTTGGGATTATGAAAAGTCTGCATGAGAGGGATGAGCGCTGCAAATATTTATCGTTTTCAAGAAATTTTGGAAAAGAGGCGGCGATTTATGCGGGACTTAGCAATGCAGAGGGGAATTATGTGGCAATTATGGATGTGGATTTACAGGATCCGCCGAGTCTGCTGCCCGAGATGTATCGAACTCTTATTGAAGAGCCGTACGACAGTGTGGCGACAAAGCGGTCTACACGGACAGGGGAGCCAAAAATCCGTTCCTTTTTATCCAATCGTTTTTATAAATTTATCAATAAGATTTCCAAGACAGAGATTGTAAGCGGAGCCAGAGATTATCGATTGATGAAACGAAAAATGGTAGATGCGATTTTGGAGATGAGCGAATATAACCGATTCTCGAAGGGCATCTTTGAGTGGGTCGGATTCCGCACAAAATGGATGGAGTTTGAGAATGTAGAACGGTCAGCAGGAGAGACAAAGTGGTCGCTGCGCAAATTATTTTTCTATTCGTTGGAAGGGATTACAGGGTTTTCGGTTGCCCCGCTTTCCTTGGCGTCCGTTGTCGGAATTTTGTTCTGTATCCTTTCTTTTTTGATAATTGTGTTTATTATTGTGCGCACGATCGTGTGGGGGGATCCGGTAGCAGGCTGGCCTTCACTTGTGTGTATCATTTTTATGGTGAGCGGAGTACAACTGCTTTGTACCGGAATTGTTGGGCAGTACTTGTCTAAGACATATTTGGAGACGAAGCATCGTCCGATTTACATATTGAAAGATTCCAGCGAGGAGAACCAATATGAACAGGCAGAAGTTTAA